The region CGGCAGCGCCAGCGCCAGGCGCTTTTCCGGTGTGGCGCCGGATGCCGCGCTCCTCGTGGCCCGCGTCCTGGACGATCGGGGCGCCGGCTGGTCGAGTGATGTGATGGCCGGCCTGGACTGGGCCGTGGTACAGGGGGCGCGTGTCGTCAATCTATCGCTGAGCAGCGAGCACTACGGCGATGGCAGCGACGCGCTGTCGCTCTTCTGCGACGCGGTCGTGCAGCAGGGTGTGGTGGTGTGTGTGGCGGCCGGCAATGACGGCCCGGCTCCACACAGCGTGGGCGCACCGGGCTGTGCGCGCCAGGTGCTCACCGTGGGCGCCAGCACCGATGCCGACGGCATCGCTGAATTCTCGGCGCATGGCCCCACAGCCGATGGGCGCATCAAGCCCGATGTACTCTTTCCCGGCACGCTGATTACCTCAACCCGCGCGCGTGGCACGCACATGGGTGCGAGTCAGGGCGACCTGTACACCGAAGCATCCGGCACCAGCATGGCCACGGCCCATGCCAGCGGCGTGGCGGCCCTGCTCCTGGAAGCCGATCCCAATGCAACTCCGGCGGAGGTCAAGGCGCATCTGCTGGCCGGCGCCAAAGATTTGGGGCGTCACGCGCAGACGCAGGGCGCGGGTCGCGGCGATGCCTATGCCGCCTACCGGGTCGGGCACACCGCCGGCGACTTCGCAGGCAGCGCCGCAAGCTCTGCACCCCGCTCGCAGACCGCGGCAGACGCGCCATTCCCGCTGACCCCGGCCGCGCCAATGCCACCTGACCCGCGACCGCGGCGCACGTTGTCGAGGGGGCTGTGGTGGGCCGGGCTGGCCCTGGCTGCCCTGACGCTGTGCCTCTGTTCGCTCTTGATCCTTTTGGGCGGGCTGGATAGCGCGCTGCGCGTCCTGGAGGCGCGGGCCGTCACACCGACGCCGGCTTTGAATGTCCTGCTGCGCCAGGATTTCACAAGCCCTGATCCGGCCTGGCCGACCAACGAGAATGAGCAGGAGCAGCGCGGTCTGGCCGAAGGGCGCTATTATCTGATCGCCCGGCAGCCGCAGAGCCTGCTGAGTCAGGCCATTCCGGGGCGTTATGACAATGTGGTGATCGAGGTGGAGGCCGGCCAAACGGATGGGCCAGCCGGAGGCGCCTACGGTTTGATCCTGCGCCAGCGTGACAGCAGCAATTTCTACTACGTGGGGCTGACCTCACAGGGGTCCTACAGTTTTGCCCGCCTGGTGAGTGGGCAGTGGCAGGAGATCATTCCGTGGACACCGGCCGAAGCCATTCTGAAGGTGGGCTATCTGAATCGTCTGCGGGTCGAGGCACGAGGCAAGCAGTTCAAAGTTACGGTCAACGGGCAAGTGCTGGCCACCGTCGAAGATGGCACGTTCGACACGGGGGCGGCGGCGCTCTTTGCCGCCAGTTTCGACCAGGGCGGCGTGCGGATTGATTTCGACAATCTCAGCGTCTGGGCCGCCGCGCCCAACTAAGGGCAGCCTCTCCTCAACCCCCGGCCCCTTCTCCTCTCCGCGCTGCGGAGAGGAGAAGGGGGGGAGAGGGCGGAACGGCGTTGGCGAAGGGGGAAGATGGCGGAACGGCGTTGGAGTTTTCACGTCGAAGCCTGGCGACTTTGCGGGCGAAACGCCCGCGCTCCCAGCCGTAGGTTTTCACGTCAACGTGATTTAGAAGGGTTCTTCGATCGCTGGCTCTTCCAGGGGCGGCGGGGGCGGCTCATCATGTCGGCGGGGTTCCAGTAGCTGCAAGCCGTTCATGTTGATCTTGGTGCGCGAGCGTTTCTCGCCTTTGTCATCAACCCACTGATCGTTACGCAACTCGCCTTCCACGTAGGCCAGGCTGCCCTTCTTCAGATATTGCTGGCAGATTTCGCCCAGGCGACCCCAGGCCTCCAGTTGAAACCACTCCGTGGCCTGTTTGCGCTCACCGTCCTGCCCCTTCCAGACACGGTCAACCGCCATCGAAAACGATACGACCTGCGCCCCGCTGGGGATGTAGCGCACTTCCGGATCACGACCCAGGCGCCCGATCAACTGCACGCGATTCAAGTTTGCCATATGAGTCCTCCCTGTTTTGTTCGACGTGACAGTGGCCAGCAGTGCTGTCAATCGCCAGCAGTGCTGTCAGCGGACAGTCCGCTTCGGAAGGCCTAACGAAAAGAGGAGGGCAAAAATCGCGCTCAGGCGCCGAACAAATCGTCCATATCCTGACTGAAGCTGGGCAGCGGGCTACGGTCGTCGCCGCGACGCTCATCGCTCGTCACGGCGCGGTAGAAAGCCTCGTCGTAGCGTCGCGTGCGCAGCACGATCGGCATGGGGACGGCGTGACCCACCATCAGAATCTGCTGCCTGGTGTCCAGGCTTTCCATCATGGCGCGCACGGCCGCGCGGTTGGCTACGCCGGTCAGGACCGCTTCGATATCACGTTCTTCGGTCAGTTTGCCGGTGACGCGCGTGCCCAGTTGCGAGAGCACCTCGCTGTCAATCCCGCTGGGGCGCTGATCCACCACCATCAAGGTGACGCGGAACTTGCGCAGTTCGCGCGCGATGGTGCCGAAGATGGTCTGGCGGGCCGCACGCGGGTTGAGGAACTTGTGCGCCTCTTCCAGGGTAATCATCAACGGTTTGGGAGCATCGGCCTCATTGCGCGATTCGACAAATTTCTCCATTTTCTGCACATACAGCTCGCGCACCCGGCGCGTCACAATGTTGGCGACCAGCATATGGTCGAGCGTGCGCGATTCGCTGCCAAAGTGCAGGATGACATGGATGCCCCGGTCGAGAAGGGCCACAATCTCATCAATGGCCTTGGTGTCGGCCTGCGGCACCACGAACGGACGGCGCTCCACCAGGTAGAGCTTGCGCTGCAGCGCGGCCAGGGCGCTGGAACTGGCGTTGGCGCCCTTCGCCCAATCTTCCATCTCCGCCGGTGTCATGCCGAGCAGGCGGGCAAGCCATGCGCCGTGAAAATCCCTTTCCAGGAGGGCAATCGTGGTCTCAGCCGTCTCGTTGAGGTCCAACTCCTCGCGCAGCAGAAGGATGTCATCGGCCTCGATCTGGTTGAGACCGATCTTGAAAATGGCATCCACCCGCCGGCCGGCGCGGCGGCCGGCCTGTTCGCTCAACGACCAGACCTGCACACGGGTGCCGAACAGGTCTTTGAGGCCCTTGACCATGACCTTGTCTTCGGAGGTGACGCCGAACGCATACTCATCGTGCATGTCAAAGATGAGGTTGACGCCCACCTTGCGCTGGACGATGCCGCACAGGAGCAGGCGCGCGAGGAACGACTTGCCCGTGCCTGACTGGCCGAAGACGCCGTTGGAGCGTTCCATCAGGCGCTCCAGGTCAAGGCTGATGGGCAAATCGGCGCCGACCAGCGGCGTGCCCATGGCGAAGAACTTGCCGCCCTCGCGGCCAAAGACCAGCTCGAAATCACCCTCGCTGGCGTGACGCAGGATGGCGAAATGCATGGGGATGGTGCGCACCGGCTCCGGCCGCGCCGTCTGGTCCACAAAGGCCAGAGGATCGGCCGACGGCTTCTTGATCATCAGCATCGGCTTGACCTGCACCACGGCGTAGGTACTGATGCCGGCCAGCGCGGCGCGGACGAAGGTGGACGCGGCGCCGGGCGGCACGCTCAGCAGGCCAGGATCGGTTACGCGCAGCTGCAAGTCGCTGATCGTGCTGAAGTAGAGATGATCCTCGCCCTCCACAATCACGAAGCTGCCAATGCTCAGCCCTTCGGTGGACACCCCGGCCTCCAGCCGCGCGGTCAGCGTCGCATTGAAGGCCCCGTCAGTGATAATCCCCAGTCGTTCGTGTTGAGTCATGGTAACCCCATTCCTCTTTCCTGCAGGAAGGCCAGCAGCCCACGGCAGCCGGCGACCACCAGCTTGTAGGTGTAATCGAAGTTGTTATCGTAATAGGGATCGGGGATATCACGAGGAAAGTTGGCCGGGGCAAACTCCATCAGCCGATGCGTCTTGCCATCCAGATCACCGCGCAGGTCCAGGCGCTGCAGATCATAAATGTTGTCCTGATCCATAGTGACAATGTAATCGGCGGCGCGCAGATCGGCCGGCGTCACCTGGCGAGCGCGGCCCTGGTGAGCAATGTCAGCCTGGCGTAGCACAGCCAGCGTGCCGCGGTGCGCCGGTTCACCCACATGCCATTGACTGGCGCCGGCAGACAGAATCTCGATCCTATCCTGCAGCCCGGCCTGCGTCACCAGGTGACGAAACACCGCTTCGGCCATCGGCGAGCGGCAGATATTACCCAGGCAGATGAAAAGAACTTGAATCATCAGACAATCCACGCGTCCAATCTTGCATCCCTTTACAAGGCTCAGGCGAGCTGAGCCACCCGATTCAGATTTATCGTGA is a window of Candidatus Amarolinea dominans DNA encoding:
- a CDS encoding S8 family peptidase yields the protein MNRQKTDPLLQAQIEKIEKIEKIEKIEKTESEQAIPLIVRLDVSRGLQPSLSPGQTVVAVRYQYRLLPMVALLATPGQIYALRDDPAIDRLWYDLPVQVCLDFSVSLIQAPRVWGMGVTGRGVRVALLDTGIDVSHPDLRGRVVGSAVFAGDNLLDRQGHGTHVAGIIAGSGSASARRFSGVAPDAALLVARVLDDRGAGWSSDVMAGLDWAVVQGARVVNLSLSSEHYGDGSDALSLFCDAVVQQGVVVCVAAGNDGPAPHSVGAPGCARQVLTVGASTDADGIAEFSAHGPTADGRIKPDVLFPGTLITSTRARGTHMGASQGDLYTEASGTSMATAHASGVAALLLEADPNATPAEVKAHLLAGAKDLGRHAQTQGAGRGDAYAAYRVGHTAGDFAGSAASSAPRSQTAADAPFPLTPAAPMPPDPRPRRTLSRGLWWAGLALAALTLCLCSLLILLGGLDSALRVLEARAVTPTPALNVLLRQDFTSPDPAWPTNENEQEQRGLAEGRYYLIARQPQSLLSQAIPGRYDNVVIEVEAGQTDGPAGGAYGLILRQRDSSNFYYVGLTSQGSYSFARLVSGQWQEIIPWTPAEAILKVGYLNRLRVEARGKQFKVTVNGQVLATVEDGTFDTGAAALFAASFDQGGVRIDFDNLSVWAAAPN
- the ssb gene encoding single-stranded DNA-binding protein, with protein sequence MANLNRVQLIGRLGRDPEVRYIPSGAQVVSFSMAVDRVWKGQDGERKQATEWFQLEAWGRLGEICQQYLKKGSLAYVEGELRNDQWVDDKGEKRSRTKINMNGLQLLEPRRHDEPPPPPLEEPAIEEPF
- a CDS encoding ATP-binding protein, with the protein product MTQHERLGIITDGAFNATLTARLEAGVSTEGLSIGSFVIVEGEDHLYFSTISDLQLRVTDPGLLSVPPGAASTFVRAALAGISTYAVVQVKPMLMIKKPSADPLAFVDQTARPEPVRTIPMHFAILRHASEGDFELVFGREGGKFFAMGTPLVGADLPISLDLERLMERSNGVFGQSGTGKSFLARLLLCGIVQRKVGVNLIFDMHDEYAFGVTSEDKVMVKGLKDLFGTRVQVWSLSEQAGRRAGRRVDAIFKIGLNQIEADDILLLREELDLNETAETTIALLERDFHGAWLARLLGMTPAEMEDWAKGANASSSALAALQRKLYLVERRPFVVPQADTKAIDEIVALLDRGIHVILHFGSESRTLDHMLVANIVTRRVRELYVQKMEKFVESRNEADAPKPLMITLEEAHKFLNPRAARQTIFGTIARELRKFRVTLMVVDQRPSGIDSEVLSQLGTRVTGKLTEERDIEAVLTGVANRAAVRAMMESLDTRQQILMVGHAVPMPIVLRTRRYDEAFYRAVTSDERRGDDRSPLPSFSQDMDDLFGA
- a CDS encoding low molecular weight phosphotyrosine protein phosphatase, whose product is MIQVLFICLGNICRSPMAEAVFRHLVTQAGLQDRIEILSAGASQWHVGEPAHRGTLAVLRQADIAHQGRARQVTPADLRAADYIVTMDQDNIYDLQRLDLRGDLDGKTHRLMEFAPANFPRDIPDPYYDNNFDYTYKLVVAGCRGLLAFLQERGMGLP